Part of the Pseudomonas baltica genome is shown below.
TGCTTCGCCCAGCGCCAGGTTCAAGGGGTGCAGGTGCCCTGAGCCCATGTCGACCATACCGCCGACATACTGGCTGGAGCCCACTACCGTGTGCACCTGGTCGGCCTCCAGGATGCGTACTTCATGGCTATAGCCCAAGCTCTGCAGGGCCACTGCCTCTTCCTTGAGGTGCTCCAGGTCGCGGGATTTGTTGGCCAGGTCGCAATAGCCCCAGGTCAGGTCGCACGCGATGTCGTATTTGCTGACGCGCTGGCGGACGATCTCCACGGCTTCGAGGCCCATCAGCGTCATGGCGCGCACGCCCTCGCTGCCGATTATCGAAGTGAATTGTTCCAACCCGTGGCCGACGCCGCGGATCAACTGCCCGCCATTGCGGCCGCTGGCGCCCCAGCCGATCCGTCGCCCTTCGAGCAGCACCACCGAGAACCCGCGCTCCGCCAGCTCGATCGCCGTGTTGAGCCCGGAAAACCCGCCGCCGACCACGCACACGTCCGCAGCCAGTTGTCCTTGCAACGCGGGATGGTCCGGTTGCACCGCGCTGCTGGCGGCATAATAGGAGGCCGTATGCAGGGGGCGCGGGTCCGTGTGCGGGGCTGGGGCGTTCATGTGCAAGATCCTGGAAGCGTGGTTCAGATAACGATGGTCACCCAATGGGATGGCAGCATAGGCCCGGCGATGATCGGCAAGCAACTCGCGGCCTGAGCGTGCAAAATAGCGCACTCGACACAGCGGCAGGCGCACCATGAGTTGCAATCTCCACAAGATCCGCTTTTTGCGCGAACAGATCCCCAGCTTCGACTGCGTGCCCGGCTGCCATGATTGCTGCGGCCCGGTGACCACGTCCGCCGAGGAAATGGCGCGCCTGCCGCGCAAGACCGCCGCCGAGCAGGACGCCGCGCTGGAGCGCCTCGACTGCGTGCACCTGGGCCCGCAAGGCTGCACCGTGTATGGCGAGCGCCCGCTGATCTGCCGGCTGTTCGGCACCACGCCGAGCTTGCCGTGCCCGCGTGGCCGGGGCCCCGAGGAGCCAATCGATCCGCACGCCGAGGCTTTGATTCATCGGCTGATCGCGAGTACCCGCCAGGTATTGGTTTAAGGCGCCAGGCCCCTTCGCCAGCAAGCTGTGCTCCCACAGAGTTGGCTGAACGATCGTCATGGATCTGTGGGAGCAAGGCTTGCCCGCGAAGGGGCCAGTCGCAACGCCACATATCAATCCGGAATCGGCAGATTCAAGCTCTCTTTCACTTCTTCCATGACGATATAGCTCTTGGATTCACGCACATGAGGCAGCTTGAGCAGGATATCGCCGAGCAACTTGCGGTAGGACGCCATCTCGGAAATCCGCGCCTTGACCAGGTAATCGAAGTCGCCCGACACCAAGTGGCACTCCAGCACGTGGGGCAATTTGAGCACCGCTCGGCGAAATTCTTCAAAAGTGTCCCCGGATTTGTAGTCGAGGCTGATCTCGACGAACACCAATAGGCTACCCTTCAGGTGTTGCGGGTTGAGCCGGGCGTAATAGCCCATGATGATCCCCTCGCGCTCCAGGCGGCGGACCCGCTCGGTGCACGGGGTGGTCGACAGGCCGACCTTCTCCCCTAATTCGGTAAACGACAAGCGCCCATCGGCCTGAAGCAAGCGCAGAATATTACGGTCGATCTTGTCCAGTTCACGCTTGCTCTGATGCTGGGTGCGCATAGGTCGATACCCCTCCGTAAAAGCGGTTTTTGCCGAGAATCCTCGCCAAATATAGCCGCGTATATAGTGAAATGCACTGGCTGTACCTTTTTATACTGCCCACATCTTCGCTTAATACAACTTACGTCAGCGGTTTTCCGCGTTGAGGGATTGAACATGCGAGTTCTGGTGCTTGGCAGCGGTGTGATCGGTACCGTCACTGCCTACTATCTGGCCCGTGAAGGCTTCGACGTGGTGGTGGTGGATCGCCAGCCTGCGGTTGCCATGGAAACCAGTTTCGCCAATGCCGGGCAGGTATCGCCCGGCTACGCCTCACCCTGGGCCGCGCCCGGTGTGCCGCTCAAGGCCATCAAGTGGCTGCTCGAGCGCCACGCCCCGTTGGCCATCAAGGCCACCGCCAGCGTCGATCAATATCTGTGGATGGCGCAGATGCTGCGCAATTGCACCGCCAGCCGCTATGCAGTCAACAAAGAGCGCATGGTGCGGCTGTCCGAGTACAGCCGCGATTGTCTCGATGAGCTGCGCGCCGAAACCGGCATCGCCTATGAAGGTCGGACCCTGGGCACCACCCAACTGTTCCGTACCCAGGCGCAACTGGACAACGCGGCCAAGGACATCGCCGTGCTGGAGCAGTCCGGCGTGCCCTACGAGTTGCTCGACCGCGCCGGCATCGCCCGGGTCGAGCCGGCGCTGGCCGGTGTCACCAACATCCTTGCCGGTGCCCTGCGCCTACCCAACGACCAGACTGGCGACTGCCAGATGTTCACCACCCGCCTGGCAGAAATGGCCAAGGCCATGGGCGTGGAATTCCGCTTCGGGCAGAACATCGAGCGTCTGGATTTCGCCGGTGACCGGGTCAATGGCGTGTGGATCGACGGCCAGCTGGAAACCGCCGACCGTTACGTGCTGGCGCTGGGCAGCTATTCGCCGCAGTTGCTCAAGCCGCTGGGCATTCGCGCGCCGGTCTATCCGCTCAAGGGCTATTCGCTGACGATACCGGTCACCAACAGCGCCATGGCGCCGACCTCGACGATCCTCGACGAAACCTACAAGGTGGCGATCACCCGTTTCGACAATCGCATCCGCGTCGGCGGCATGGCCGAAATCGCTGGATTCGATCTGTCGCTCAACCCGCGTCGCCGGGAAACGCTGGAGATGATCGTCAACGACCTTTATCCTCAGGGCGGCGACCTCGGCGCGGCCAGTTTCTGGACCGGGCTGCGGCCGACCACCCCGGACGGCACGCCGATCGTCGGCGCGACGCCTATGAAGAACCTGTTCCTCAACACCGGCCATGGCACCCTCGGCTGGACCATGGCCTGTGGTTCCGGACGCCTGCTGGCTGACCTGATCGCGCGTAAAACACCGCAGATCAGCGCCAAAGGCCTCGATATTTCTCGTTACAGCAAACACCAGGAGACTGCAGAACATGTCAATCCAGCGCCAGCTCACCAATGAGCGCATGAGCCAGATCGTCAGCCACAACGGCACGTTGTACCTCGCCGGTCAGGTCGGTGACGACATGAGCGCCGGGATTGAACAGCAGACCCGCGAGACCTTGGCCAACATCGAGCGTCTGCTTGATCTGGCAGGGACCGACAAGACGCGCCTGTTGTCCGTGACGATCTATCTGAAGGACATCGACGCGCATTTCGAAGGCATGAACAGCGTATGGGACAAGTGGCTGCCCAAAGGAGTGGCGCCTGCCCGCGCGACGGTGGAGTCGAAGCTGTGCGAGCCGGAGATTCTGGTGGAGTTGTCGGTGGTAGCGGCACTGCCTTAACGATTTGTATTGGATTTGAGGGCCCCTTAGCGGGCAAGCCTCGCTCCCACAGAGTCAACCGCACCTGTGGGAGCAAGCCTTGCCCGCCAAGGGGCCAGCAAGAACAACCCAACGCTTCAAGACTTTCAAGAAGACCGTCCATGCGTCCCGCCCGAGCCCTTATCGATTTGCAGGCCTTGCGCCACAACTACCAACTGGCCCGCGAAATCAGCAATGGCGCCCGTGCGCTGGCGGTGCTCAAGGCCGATGCCTACGGCCATGGTGCCGTACGCTGTGCCCAGGCGCTGGAAGCCGAGGCCGACGGTTTTGCCGTCGCCTGCATCGAGGAAGCACTGGAACTACGGGCGGCCGGTATCACTGCACCGATCCTGCTGCTGGAGGGCTTCTTCGAAGCCAGCGAGCTGGCGCTTATCGTCGAGCATGATTTCTGGTGCGTGGTGCATTCACTCTGGCAACTCGAAGCCATCGAACAGACTGCCCTGGCCAAGTCTATCGTCGTCTGGCTCAAGCTCGACTCGGGCATGCATCGGGTCGGCCTGCACCCCAAGGACTACCAGGCCGCTTACCAGCGCTTGCTGGCCAGCGGCAAGGTCTTGCGCGTCGTGCTGATGAGCCACTTCGCCCGTGCCGACGAACTGCACAGCGACGCCAGCAGCCAGCAGGTTGCGGTGTTCCAGGCCGCCCGCGAAGGCCTGAATGCCGAGATCAGCCTGCGCAATTCACCGGCCCTGCTCGGCTGGCCACAAGTGCCCAGCGATTGGGTGCGGCCAGGGATCATGCTGTACGGCGCCACGCCCTTCGAGGAGCCACAGAGTGAGGCCGCGCGTCTGCAGCCGGTCATGACCCTGGAGTCGAAAGTGATCTGCGTGCGTGAGTTGCCGGCGGGCGAACCGATCGGCTATGGCGGTGGCTTCGTCACCGATCGGCCTATGCGCATCGGCGTGGTCGCCATGGGCTATGCCGACGGTTATCCGCGCGTGGCGCCGACCGGTACACCGGTGCTGGTGGCCGGGCAGCGCAGCCGTCTGTTGGGCCGAGTGTCGATGGACATGCTGTGCATCGATCTGACCGACGTGCCCGCCGCCGGGCTGGGCAGCCCCGTAGAGTTATGGGGCAAAAACGTACTGGCCAGCGACGTAGCGATGCAGGCCGGGACCATCGCCTATCAGATATTCTGCAATCTGCGCCGGGTGCCATTGGTCTACACCGGCGCATAGCCCGCCAGGCGGGGGCATTCAGACGATTCACCCAAGTCGAACTGTTGTAAATATTGAACGCTGTTGCGATGATGGCGTTTCAATCGACTGTGTCGAATCCTCTGGAGGACTCCCGTATTGGACGTCGGTGAACGACTGCAAGCCATCCGCAAACTCAAGGGGCTGTCTCAGCGTGAGCTCGCCAAACGCGCGGGTGTCACCAACAGCACCATCTCGATGATCGAGAAGAACAGTGTCAGCCCCTCGATCAGTTCGTTGAGGAAGGTGCTCAGCGGTATTCCGATGTCCATGGTCGAGTTCTTTTCCGAAGAGCTGCAACCGGAAAACCCCACTCAGGTGGTCTACAAGGCCAACGAGCTGATCGATATTTCCGATGGCGCGGTGACCATGAAGCTGGTCGGTCGCGCCCATCCCAGCCGTGCCATTGCCTTCCTCAACGAAATCTATCCACCGGGCGCCGATACCGGCGACGAGATGCTGACCCACGAAGGCGAGGAGACCGGCATTGTGGTCGAAGGCCGCCTGGAACTGGTGGTGGGCCTGGAGACCTTCGTGCTGGAGGTGGGCGACAGCTATTACTTCGAGAGCAGTCGGCCGCATCGGTTTCGCAATCCCTTCGATGCCCCGGCGCGGTTGATCAGCGCGGCGACGCCTGCGAATTTCTGATGTGTTCATGCGGGGCTCTTCGCGGGCAAGCTTTCCTCCCACAGCCTTTGGCGATCTGTGTGGGTGCAAGGCTTGCCAGCCAAGAGGCCTGTCCTGCCGCTACAAAGCATCAGCACCACTGAGTCGCATTCCCTCCAAAGCGGTCCTAAGCTGAGTCAGTCGCTCACGGATCCTTTGCATATGCCAACCATCTGCTCCATCGACCGCGCCGTCGAGGAAGTCCTCGAACGTCTGCCGGCCCACATCCATATGGGCATGCCGCTAGGGCTCGGCAAGGCCAATCGTTTCGCCAACGCCCTCTATGCGCGTATCCAGCAGTTGCCCGACCGCCAGCTGACCATTTATACCGCGCTGGCACTGGGCCGTCCGACCCTGGGCGATGGTCTGCAAAAACGTTTTCTCGAACCCTTCGTCGAGCGCGTCTACGGCGACTACCTGGAGCTCGATTTCCTCCACGCCCTGCGCACCGACACCTTGCCCGCCAACGTCAAGGTCGAACAGTTCTTCATGCAGCCGGGCAGCCTGCTGCACAGCAATGAGGCGCAACAGAACTACGTCAGCAGCAACTACAGCCATGCCGCGCGGGACATCAACGCCAAGGGCCTGAACCTGGTGGCGCAATTGGTAGCTCAGGATCAGGACAACCCCTCCAAATTGAGCCTGAGCTGCAACCCCGACATCACCCTCGACTTGCTGCCCATGATCGCCAAGCGCCGCGCCGCCGGCGAGACCGTGCTGATGCTCGGCCAGATCCACGACCAGTTGCCTTATATGGACGGCGGCGCCGAAGTGCCTAGCGACACCTTCGATCTGCTGATCGACGTGTCGGAGTACACCCGCTTGTTCTCCACGCCCAACATGCCGGTCAGCTGCCAGGATCACTTCATTGGCTTGCACAGCAGCACACTGGTGCGTGATGGCGGCACCTTGCAGATCGGCATTGGCGCCATGGGCGACGCGTTGACTGCAGCGCTGCTGGCGCGTCAGGCCGATAACAATGGCTATCGGGCGGTGCTGGATGACCTGGACATGCGCCCCTGGCAAAGCCTCATCGACAGCGAAGGCGGCCTGCAGCCGTTCGCCACCGGGCTGTATGGCTGCAGCGAAATGTTCGTGCATGGCTTGCTGGTGCTGGCCGAGGCCGGGGTGATGCGGCGCAAGGTCTATCCCGATGTGCAGCAGCAGACGTTGGCCAACCTCGGCACGCTTGACGAGTCGACGCCAGGCGGCGTGGTACTGCATGTCGGCTTTTTTCTCGGCCCCCAGAGCTTCTATGAGCGCCTGCGCGAGTTGCCGAAAGACACCTTGTCGACCTTCGACATGACCGCCATCAGCTACATCAACGAGCTGTATGGCGATGAGGCCCTCAAGCGCCTGCAGCGCCGGGATGCGCGCTTCATCAACACGGTGTTCACCGTCACGCTGCTGGGCGCGGCGGTGTCGGATCAACTCGAAAGTGGCCGGGTACTCAGCGGCGTCGGCGGCCAATACAACTTCGTGGTCCAGGGCCACGCGCTGGAAGACGCGCGCTCGGTGCTGGTCCTGCGCAGCTGGCGCGAGTCGGCCGGGGTGGTGAGCTCCAATGTGCAATGGGATTACGGCCATTGCACCATCCCCCGGCACCTGCGCGATATCGTGATCACCGAGTACGGCATCGCCGACCTGCGCGGCCAGACCGATGCGGTGGTGGTCGAGCGGTTGATCAATATTGCCGATTCGCGATTTCAGGCCAGCTTGATTGCCGAGGCGCAGATTGCCGGCAAGCTGCGCCAGGACTTTCAGCTCGATCCGCGTTTTGCCGATAACAGCCCGGAGC
Proteins encoded:
- the alr gene encoding alanine racemase, with amino-acid sequence MRPARALIDLQALRHNYQLAREISNGARALAVLKADAYGHGAVRCAQALEAEADGFAVACIEEALELRAAGITAPILLLEGFFEASELALIVEHDFWCVVHSLWQLEAIEQTALAKSIVVWLKLDSGMHRVGLHPKDYQAAYQRLLASGKVLRVVLMSHFARADELHSDASSQQVAVFQAAREGLNAEISLRNSPALLGWPQVPSDWVRPGIMLYGATPFEEPQSEAARLQPVMTLESKVICVRELPAGEPIGYGGGFVTDRPMRIGVVAMGYADGYPRVAPTGTPVLVAGQRSRLLGRVSMDMLCIDLTDVPAAGLGSPVELWGKNVLASDVAMQAGTIAYQIFCNLRRVPLVYTGA
- a CDS encoding Lrp/AsnC ligand binding domain-containing protein translates to MRTQHQSKRELDKIDRNILRLLQADGRLSFTELGEKVGLSTTPCTERVRRLEREGIIMGYYARLNPQHLKGSLLVFVEISLDYKSGDTFEEFRRAVLKLPHVLECHLVSGDFDYLVKARISEMASYRKLLGDILLKLPHVRESKSYIVMEEVKESLNLPIPD
- a CDS encoding YkgJ family cysteine cluster protein; translation: MSCNLHKIRFLREQIPSFDCVPGCHDCCGPVTTSAEEMARLPRKTAAEQDAALERLDCVHLGPQGCTVYGERPLICRLFGTTPSLPCPRGRGPEEPIDPHAEALIHRLIASTRQVLV
- a CDS encoding acetyl-CoA hydrolase/transferase C-terminal domain-containing protein; its protein translation is MPTICSIDRAVEEVLERLPAHIHMGMPLGLGKANRFANALYARIQQLPDRQLTIYTALALGRPTLGDGLQKRFLEPFVERVYGDYLELDFLHALRTDTLPANVKVEQFFMQPGSLLHSNEAQQNYVSSNYSHAARDINAKGLNLVAQLVAQDQDNPSKLSLSCNPDITLDLLPMIAKRRAAGETVLMLGQIHDQLPYMDGGAEVPSDTFDLLIDVSEYTRLFSTPNMPVSCQDHFIGLHSSTLVRDGGTLQIGIGAMGDALTAALLARQADNNGYRAVLDDLDMRPWQSLIDSEGGLQPFATGLYGCSEMFVHGLLVLAEAGVMRRKVYPDVQQQTLANLGTLDESTPGGVVLHVGFFLGPQSFYERLRELPKDTLSTFDMTAISYINELYGDEALKRLQRRDARFINTVFTVTLLGAAVSDQLESGRVLSGVGGQYNFVVQGHALEDARSVLVLRSWRESAGVVSSNVQWDYGHCTIPRHLRDIVITEYGIADLRGQTDAVVVERLINIADSRFQASLIAEAQIAGKLRQDFQLDPRFADNSPERLQAIRERHPRLFAEYPLGCDFTEEERDLLRALNWLKSKFHLSEIFELGKAALDAPEPSRFAAHLQRMQLSEPHGLREDLYQRLLLAALQATQS
- the dadA gene encoding D-amino acid dehydrogenase, yielding MRVLVLGSGVIGTVTAYYLAREGFDVVVVDRQPAVAMETSFANAGQVSPGYASPWAAPGVPLKAIKWLLERHAPLAIKATASVDQYLWMAQMLRNCTASRYAVNKERMVRLSEYSRDCLDELRAETGIAYEGRTLGTTQLFRTQAQLDNAAKDIAVLEQSGVPYELLDRAGIARVEPALAGVTNILAGALRLPNDQTGDCQMFTTRLAEMAKAMGVEFRFGQNIERLDFAGDRVNGVWIDGQLETADRYVLALGSYSPQLLKPLGIRAPVYPLKGYSLTIPVTNSAMAPTSTILDETYKVAITRFDNRIRVGGMAEIAGFDLSLNPRRRETLEMIVNDLYPQGGDLGAASFWTGLRPTTPDGTPIVGATPMKNLFLNTGHGTLGWTMACGSGRLLADLIARKTPQISAKGLDISRYSKHQETAEHVNPAPAHQ
- a CDS encoding cupin domain-containing protein — encoded protein: MDVGERLQAIRKLKGLSQRELAKRAGVTNSTISMIEKNSVSPSISSLRKVLSGIPMSMVEFFSEELQPENPTQVVYKANELIDISDGAVTMKLVGRAHPSRAIAFLNEIYPPGADTGDEMLTHEGEETGIVVEGRLELVVGLETFVLEVGDSYYFESSRPHRFRNPFDAPARLISAATPANF
- a CDS encoding RidA family protein, which encodes MSIQRQLTNERMSQIVSHNGTLYLAGQVGDDMSAGIEQQTRETLANIERLLDLAGTDKTRLLSVTIYLKDIDAHFEGMNSVWDKWLPKGVAPARATVESKLCEPEILVELSVVAALP